A stretch of Brassica napus cultivar Da-Ae chromosome C6, Da-Ae, whole genome shotgun sequence DNA encodes these proteins:
- the LOC106408917 gene encoding uncharacterized protein LOC106408917: MNIEKVFESISLEEEEVPFNLPDLPQFSAVERNKMSIMGRTLNPESQNISDLILDMPRKWQIYDRVKGIVLSKTTFQFVFKFEHDLEEVMRKRVWTFNEWSIVIDRWVEKPPEDYLKYLLVWVHIRNIPVNHCTAEAIEAFGDLIGRVDVVAFDPNKAQSHDYVRVRVFFDVSRPVRKEKVINLPGGGSVTLRYDFERIQKRCYHCQRLTHEKDKCPLLIQARREQSDARRQRVVAAKQSSEHCIQKNDPLYGVLSDDQVGIDRATGRSKINPDVLQNMREYILAADGGEKRVREERVRQSILDLEKNPRGQKEFLRLEPAPVVILDVNREKGLIFDYSGKDCEKAREEKEGSRTSDVSRGNFNSNGKDQIFSTPSGSIECSTGFSAGYTVASSSGTSRSKGGGRRRPPRRQRTFKSKPTGSANIGVEGEEDTQENMATKRRAEEVAGNYAKIARRTNSEVVPNGGLPDQ, from the coding sequence ATGAATATTGAGAAAGTTTTTGAGTCCATATcactggaggaggaggaggtacCTTTTAACCTACCGGATTTACCTCAATTCAGCGCTGTGGAGAGGAATAAGATGAGTATAATGGGAAGAACTTTAAACCCAGAAAGTCAAAATATCAGTGATCTGATTTTGGATATGCCAAGGAAGTGGCAAATATATGATAGAGTTAAAGGGATTGTTCTATCGAAAACGACTTTCCAGTTTGTGTTCAAGTTCGAACATGACCTTGAAGAAGTGATGAGGAAACGGGTGTGGACGTTTAATGAATGGAGCATTGTGATTGATCGGTGGGTAGAGAAGCCACCTGAAGATTACCTAAAGTATTTGCTGGTGTGGGTGCATATTCGAAATATTCCGGTGAATCACTGTACTGCAGAAGCTATTGAAGCCTTTGGGGATTTGATCGGGAGGGTGGATGTGGTTGCTTTTGATCCAAACAAAGCTCAAAGCCATGACTATGTGCGGGTCAGAGTGTTTTTTGATGTGTCACGACCAGTGAGAAAGGAGAAGGTTATTAATTTACCTGGAGGTGGCTCTGTTACTCTTCGTTATGATTTCGAGAGGATTCAGAAGCGATGCTATCACTGCCAACGATTGACCCATGAAAAAGATAAATGTCCTTTGCTTATTCAGGCGAGAAGGGAGCAATCTGATGCGAGGAGACAGAGAGTTGTGGCAGCGAAACAGAGCAGTGAACACTGTATTCAGAAGAATGACCCCCTCTATGGAGTTCTGTCTGATGACCAAGTGGGCATTGATAGGGCTACAGGAAGAAGTAAAATCAATCCTGATGTGTTGCAGAACATGAGAGAGTATATCCTGGCCGCAGATGGTGGTGAAAAGCGGGTGCGGGAAGAACGCGTGAGACAGTCTATCCTGGATTTGGAGAAGAATCCTAGGGGTCAAAAAGAATTTCTGAGGCTAGAGCCGGCTCCAGTTGTCATTTTAGATGTgaacagggagaaaggtttgataTTTGACTATTCCGGCAAGGACTGCGAGAAGGCTAGAGAGGAGAAAGAAGGGAGCAGAACGAGTGATGTTTCACGCGGGAATTTTAATTCGAATGGGAAGGATCAGATTTTTTCAACACCAAGTGGATCTATTGAATGTTCAACGGGTTTTAGTGCGGGTTACACCGTGGCTAGCTCTTCCGGGACTTCAAGATCAAAGGGCGGTGGTCGTCGACGTCCTCCAAGGAGACAAAGAACTTTCAAATCCAAACCAACAGGCTCTGCAAATATTGGTGTAGAAGGTGAAGAGGACACACAAGAGAATATGGCTACTAAGAGAAGGGCAGAGGAAGTAGCAGGGAATTATGCAAAAATCGCAAGGCGTACTAACTCAGAGGTGGTCCCAAATGGGGGACTGCCGGATCAGTAA